AATTTCTTCGCTCCATTGACACCTGTGAACATTGCAGTTTGGCCGGTTCCACTTTGCGGCAAACCGGCTACACCAAGCGTCGCATTAATTGCAAGTACTTCAGCTTGATCTGTTGATTTTTTTTTAAATGGGAGAAACGGTAGTTCTCCTCCGCACAGTGTTGTCAACGTTGGCATCCGTGCACGAAGGAATGGATTCACATCCGCATCTTTCTTTCCGACGCCGACACCATCGAGAAAGAGCAGAACGACATGGAAATTCGAATTTTGGGTTTCACTCCCCAACGTCAGACTTCCCTTCTCACTATTGATTCTTGCTTTCTACCATCAACGTTACTGGCCCATCATTGACAAGTTCGACATCCATCATTGCGCGAAAAACACCGGAATCAACGTGTTGTTCGCCTAACTGTTTTTGTAAATGCCTGATGAAATGATCGTAGAGAGTTTCGGCAATCTGCGGAGATGCAGCATCAGTATAACTTGGCCGATTCCCTTTTTGAGTGTCGCCGTAAAGCGTGAACTGCGAAACCACCATCACTGCGCCCTTTACATCCTTGACGGAAAGATTCATCTTCCTTGCTTCATCTTCAAAAATGCGAAGTGACGAACAACGCTCCGCAAGATATTCCGCATCGGACTCTCTATCGCCGTTCTTGATACCAAGGAGGATAAGAATTCCATTTTCGATTGAACTATGTAACGTTCCGTCGATTGTTACTGAACAGTGCTTTACTCGCTGAACTATTGCACGCATGATTGGTAATTAGCTTTTGTGAGAAGAAACGACTCGTTGAAATAGAATATTCTCTTTACTACTTCAGATAATAATTACGCTGATGGAAGATCCGCAATCAATTTAGACTTATCAAATTCGACGGCAATCCAGCCCAAATTCCGGATACAACACGCGGTACTCCCTGTAAATCATTTGCAATTTGAAGTTGCTCTACTCCAGCACTTTTCAATTCATGTGCAACCTTTTCTGCTTGGTGAAAACCAACTTCAAAGAGAATACCGCCGCCGGGTTTGAGAATATCAGGAATAATTCCAATGAGGCGATGGTAGAATTGAAATCCATCCTTGCCGTCGGTCACCGCTACTGAAGGTTCGAAATCCCGCACTTCCGCATGCAATTGTTCCCACTCGTCTTTCGGAACATAAGGAGGATTACTCACAAGAAGATCAAATCGTTCTCGGAATAATTCTTCTGATCGATCAAATACATCGATGAGAGAAAATTGAATCTGTGAATCAACGGAGTGCAGTCGCGCATTCTTCTCGGCAACAATCAATGCTTCTTGACTAATGTCGATTGCTGTAACGTACGCATGCTTGATATACTTTGCGAGTGATACTGCAATATTTCCGCTTCCCGTTCCAACTTCTAGCACATGGATCTGTGCATCGCCGGAATAACGCTGGCATAATAACATTGCTTGTTCAATGAGGGTTTCTGTTTCGGGGCGCGGGATGAGCACACGTGCATCGACGGCAAAGTGAAGTCCCATAAAACTTGTTGAACCGATAATATATTGCACCGGCTCTCGCTTTAATCGTCGTTCAAACAATGTGCGAAATTGCTTCAGTTCTCCGGGTGTGAGTGGTTTATCAAAATGGAGATAAAGTTGAATTCGCTGCAGGTCTAACGCATGTGCAAGAAGGAGTTCGACGTTGAGACGGGCATCCTCGAATCCTTTACGTTGAAGGTGCTCTATCGCAGATTTCATTAATTCACGAACAGTCCATACTCGCGTCTTATCTTCTGGCATACCGACTTATTTCTTGCTCCGTTTGTGCGCCTTCGATTTTCGGTTTTTGACTGGCTTCGCTCGTTTTATTGATTTAGCTTTTTGATGAGAAGTTTTTTTCTTCCCGGATTTTTTAACTAAGTTTTTCGATACGCTCACTGATTTTGTATTGGCGGAAATATTATTTGAGTTACCTGTCTGGCCCACAAACGCTCTTCGCCGAATACTTCCTACTTCCTCTTCATCCTCATTGATCACAGTTTCAACAATTCGTCTGCTTCGCAACTTCACACGGTCCTCTGAAAAGAAACCAAGATGTTCCATCTCCGAATCTTCTATTTCCACATCCGGCAAGATTTCTTCATCCTCCTGAATTTTAATCTGCGCAGGTACAATTTGGAAACGGTTGTCGCCTTCAAGCATCGCGCTAAAATCCGACAAGGATGCAACTTCGAATCCCTTCGTCTTGGAACGTTTAGCGATCTCTTCCCACACTTGACGAACCGGCGCCAAAGGTTCTTGGCGAACACTGAGAATCAACTCAGCTTCATTTAAACATCTCTCGTACACAGCTGACTCCTTGAATAAGTATAAAGTAAAAATATTTCCTATGAAAAATGTAAAGTTATTTCGAGGAAAGCGCAAGCTTCTCTGCACGCGGATTTGGTGTACGCACCAAGACAACAATGCCACTCAGACCAACAACCAACGAGAACAAAAAGACAATATTGTAACCATAGGTTGCGGACAATAATCCGGCGAATGGTGTAATAAGGTAGAACGGGGCAAACCAGGCATTCATCAGCCCTACATACATGGGTCGTTCTCCATCCGGTGCGCATTCAACCGCAAAATTGTACCGCATCGC
The genomic region above belongs to Ignavibacteriales bacterium and contains:
- the dtd gene encoding D-aminoacyl-tRNA deacylase, which gives rise to MRAIVQRVKHCSVTIDGTLHSSIENGILILLGIKNGDRESDAEYLAERCSSLRIFEDEARKMNLSVKDVKGAVMVVSQFTLYGDTQKGNRPSYTDAASPQIAETLYDHFIRHLQKQLGEQHVDSGVFRAMMDVELVNDGPVTLMVESKNQ
- the prmC gene encoding peptide chain release factor N(5)-glutamine methyltransferase, coding for MPEDKTRVWTVRELMKSAIEHLQRKGFEDARLNVELLLAHALDLQRIQLYLHFDKPLTPGELKQFRTLFERRLKREPVQYIIGSTSFMGLHFAVDARVLIPRPETETLIEQAMLLCQRYSGDAQIHVLEVGTGSGNIAVSLAKYIKHAYVTAIDISQEALIVAEKNARLHSVDSQIQFSLIDVFDRSEELFRERFDLLVSNPPYVPKDEWEQLHAEVRDFEPSVAVTDGKDGFQFYHRLIGIIPDILKPGGGILFEVGFHQAEKVAHELKSAGVEQLQIANDLQGVPRVVSGIWAGLPSNLISLN